In the Alligator mississippiensis isolate rAllMis1 chromosome 7, rAllMis1, whole genome shotgun sequence genome, one interval contains:
- the LOC102560845 gene encoding olfactory receptor 5AP2-like — protein sequence MGQKGHYLGMENQTTVTEFILLGLSSNPQLQILLFFLFLVVYLITLVGNTVIMVVVRADSHLHTPMYFFLSHLSFVDICYSSAVVSKMLVNLLATHKTISVNACFTQMFFILFSGGSEIAMLSVMAYDRYAAICNPLHYVGIMNKKMCKQLVCVSWTMGLMDSLLNMFPALKLDFCGPNEIGHFSCELPPLLTLSCTETFSNKLTLIFSVVVIGFGNFLFMLLSYICIIPTILRIHSAEGRRKAFSTCSSHLIVVTLLFVTGLVQYMKSSYVSSLVLDQVFSIQYSILTPMLNPIIYSLKNKEVKMALKILKLSSHYLGMENETTVTEFILLGLSSDPQLHILLFVLFLVIYLITLVGNTVIMVVIKADSQLHTPMYFFLSHLSFVDICYSSAVVPKMLVNLLAKHKTISINDCFTQMFFICLSGTCEIFILSLMAYDCYAAICHPLHYVGIMKIKVCRQLVSVSWTVGPRNPQKCNLNPGTTFTSESISGQKHLPTK from the exons GTCACTACCTGGGAATGGAAAACCAAACCACTGTGACTGAGTTTATTCTCTTGGGACTTTCTAGTAACCCACAACTCCAAATTTTACTGTTCTTTCTGTTTTTGGTGGTATACCTAATCACCCTAGTGGGAAACACAGTCATCATGGTGGTGGTAAGAGCTGATTCTCACCTTCatacccccatgtatttcttcctgtcTCATCTATCTTTTGTTGATATCTGCTATTCCTCAGCTGTTGTCTCTAAAATGCTGGTGAACTTACTAGCAACACATAAGACTATATCTGTCAATGCTTGTTTTACCCAGATGTTCTTCATCCTTTTCTCAGGTGGTAGTGAAATAGCCATGCTCTCAGTTATGGCTTATGACCGTTATGCTGCCATATGCAACCCCCTGCATTATGTAGGGATTATGAACAAAAAAATGTGCAAGCAGCTAGTGTGTGTTTCCTGGACAATGGGCCTTATGGATTCACTGTTAAATATGTTTCCTGCATTAAAGCTGGACTTCTGTGGGCCCAATGAAATTGGGCATTTTAGCTGTGAACTTCCTCCACTACTAACACTGTCCTGCACAGAGACATTTTCTAACAAACTAACTCTTATTTTTTCTGTTGTGGTTATTGGTTTTGGCAATTTCCTTTTCATGCTTTTGTCTTACATCTGTATTATACCTACCATCCTGAGGATACACTctgcagagggaaggagaaaagccttctccacctgcagctcccacctcatTGTGGTGACTCTACTGTTTGTTACAGGCTTGGTCCAGTACATGAAATCAAGCTATGTTTCTTCACTGGTCCTAGATCAGGTATTTTCCATCCAATATAGTATCTTAACCCCCATGTTAAACCCCATAATCTATAGTCTGAAAAACAAAGAAGTAAAAATGGCTCTTAAAATACTAAAACTATCAA GTCACTACCTGGGAATGGAAAATGAAACCACTGTGACTGAGTTTATTCTCTTGGGACTTTCTAGTGACCCACAACTCCACATTTTactgtttgttctgtttttggTGATATACCTAATTACCCTAGTGGGGAACACAGTCATCATGGTGGTGATAAAAGCTGATTCTCAACTTCatacccccatgtatttcttcctgtcACATCTCTCCTTTGTTGATATCTGCTATTCTTCAGCCGTTGTCCCTAAGATGCTGGTGAATTTACTAGCAAAACATAAAACTATCTCTATCAATGATTGCTTTACCCAGATGTTCTTCATCTGTCTCTCAGGTACTTGTGAAATATTCATACTCTCATTAATGGCTTATGATTGTTATGCAGCCATATGTCACCCCTTGCATTACGTGGGGATTATGAAGATAAAAGTGTGCAGGCAGCTAGTAAGTGTTTCTTGGACAGTGGGTCCAAGAAACCCACAGAAGTGCAACTTGAATCCAGGAACTACATTTACCAGTGAATCCATAAGTGGACAAAAGCACTTGCCAACAAAATag